The Candidatus Hydrogenedentota bacterium genome has a window encoding:
- a CDS encoding glycosyltransferase family 1 protein: protein MIVGLDGRAANEPKRAGIGNYCLELLRAMQTLGGARFRVYLDRAARAGFPVDETNTEIRILPPGRFWTQRILAAELRHHPPDVFLSPGLQLPIACRCPRVATVLDLAYFDYGGYFTWRARTRARIYTRTAACVATHWLAISQATADDMTAQLGIPASRITVTPLGVSATFRPGADTAQCRFIREKYRLVAPYLLYLGRIQPRKNLVRLMEAFAALRAGRSDLPHELIIAGDEGWLTSGIYEAARCSPAHDAIRFLGFVPEEDLPGLISCADALALVSLWEGFGLPVLEAMACGTPVIASNCSSLPEVAGEAAVLVDPFDISSIRNGLERLLADASLRADLSAKGIARSRLFSWENTARLTLQALGKVVE, encoded by the coding sequence ATGATTGTCGGCCTTGATGGACGCGCCGCGAACGAACCGAAGCGCGCCGGCATCGGAAACTATTGCCTTGAACTTCTGCGCGCCATGCAGACCCTTGGCGGCGCACGGTTCCGTGTGTATCTCGACCGGGCGGCGCGCGCCGGTTTTCCCGTGGACGAAACCAACACGGAAATCCGAATACTGCCCCCCGGGCGTTTCTGGACACAGCGCATCCTGGCCGCAGAACTCCGGCATCATCCGCCGGACGTATTTCTTTCCCCGGGACTTCAATTGCCGATTGCCTGCCGATGTCCGCGCGTCGCGACGGTACTGGATCTAGCCTATTTCGATTATGGTGGCTATTTTACGTGGCGTGCGCGTACGCGTGCGCGGATTTATACACGCACCGCGGCCTGTGTCGCCACGCACTGGCTTGCCATAAGCCAAGCCACCGCCGACGACATGACCGCCCAATTAGGCATTCCGGCCTCGCGCATCACGGTGACGCCGCTGGGCGTCTCGGCCACGTTCCGGCCCGGCGCCGACACGGCCCAATGCCGTTTTATCCGTGAAAAATATCGTCTCGTCGCGCCGTACCTGCTTTATCTTGGCCGCATCCAACCGCGCAAAAATCTTGTGCGTCTGATGGAGGCCTTTGCCGCCTTGCGCGCCGGACGATCCGATTTGCCCCACGAACTGATTATTGCCGGTGACGAAGGCTGGCTGACCAGCGGCATTTATGAGGCTGCCCGGTGTTCACCGGCACACGACGCCATTCGTTTCCTGGGATTTGTCCCGGAAGAAGATCTGCCGGGACTGATATCCTGCGCCGACGCGCTTGCGCTTGTCTCGTTGTGGGAAGGATTTGGCCTTCCCGTCCTCGAGGCGATGGCGTGCGGCACACCGGTCATTGCGTCGAACTGTTCTTCGCTGCCCGAAGTCGCAGGGGAAGCCGCCGTGCTCGTGGATCCGTTCGACATTTCCTCAATTCGCAACGGACTGGAACGTCTTCTGGCCGATGCGTCGCTGCGCGCGGATCTTTCCGCCAAGGGCATCGCCCGCAGCCGGTTGTTCTCATGGGAAAACACGGCCCGCCTCACCTTGCAAGCCCTGGGAAAGGTGGTCGAATGA
- a CDS encoding oligosaccharide flippase family protein, with translation MYAKRVILQGAVLSASGMLISMACQLGGAMIFTRVLQGGVAVGVFTLLILAADFLTLVNNGGLWSALPKLVAAAPVKDRDRLIASALGFQCATSLGLAALIYIAWGLLRDPRLISANENWVGLYPFLWILPIIVFFENFRENVLAIQAGLNRYGLRASGLIAGALANFVLVAVAVGYLKAGLPGLMLAALAGYAASALISYLLLTEGRRLRLDWEAYRESLSFSAPLYVNNLLTFAFVRFDSVLVAAMLGPAAVAYYELGAKRLAGYGSRILQAALVPYLPNASYLIAQGEWERAAHLLDRVSNITVFVCYLGILAALAIQERLIAILFTAEYLNALPAFAPVLVSVCLGLQAGIMGQSLIALGKPRVVTMINAATALVAVAANLILIPRLGLAGAGWAAVTAMAFSNAAQTWAVRCNGLPIDLRRHVLAHIFMLFSLGILAWSQAVPGRVAAWFAFLALGIVGGVVPLHEIKALLPERFRVKG, from the coding sequence ATGTACGCGAAGCGTGTGATTTTACAGGGAGCGGTGTTGTCCGCGTCGGGCATGTTGATCTCGATGGCATGCCAACTCGGCGGCGCCATGATTTTCACGCGCGTGTTGCAGGGCGGCGTTGCCGTGGGCGTGTTTACGCTCCTGATCCTTGCAGCCGACTTCCTGACCCTGGTGAACAATGGCGGACTCTGGTCGGCGCTCCCGAAACTGGTTGCGGCGGCGCCGGTCAAGGACAGGGACCGCTTGATTGCCTCCGCGCTGGGCTTCCAGTGCGCCACGTCGCTGGGATTGGCGGCTTTGATCTATATCGCATGGGGGCTGCTGCGGGATCCCCGGTTGATTTCCGCAAACGAGAATTGGGTAGGACTCTATCCGTTCCTCTGGATACTACCGATTATCGTGTTTTTTGAAAACTTTCGCGAGAACGTGCTGGCCATCCAGGCGGGATTGAACCGGTACGGCCTGCGGGCGTCAGGGTTGATTGCGGGTGCGTTGGCCAACTTCGTCCTTGTGGCCGTTGCAGTCGGGTATCTGAAGGCGGGGTTGCCCGGCCTAATGCTGGCGGCCTTGGCGGGATATGCGGCATCGGCCCTGATTTCCTACCTCCTGTTGACGGAGGGAAGGCGGCTTCGGCTCGACTGGGAGGCCTACCGCGAGTCGTTGTCGTTCAGCGCGCCGCTCTATGTCAACAACCTGTTGACGTTTGCTTTTGTCCGATTCGACAGCGTGCTGGTGGCTGCCATGCTGGGTCCGGCGGCCGTGGCGTATTACGAACTGGGCGCCAAGCGTCTTGCGGGATACGGGTCGCGGATTTTGCAGGCCGCGCTGGTGCCGTATCTGCCGAATGCATCGTATCTGATTGCACAAGGCGAATGGGAACGAGCCGCGCATCTGTTGGATCGCGTATCAAACATAACTGTTTTTGTTTGTTATCTCGGCATTCTTGCCGCCTTGGCCATCCAGGAAAGGCTGATTGCCATTCTGTTCACGGCGGAGTATCTGAATGCCTTGCCGGCTTTTGCGCCCGTGCTGGTGTCGGTTTGTCTTGGGCTTCAGGCCGGCATCATGGGACAAAGTCTCATCGCGCTGGGCAAACCGCGTGTCGTCACGATGATCAACGCCGCCACGGCGCTGGTGGCCGTTGCCGCGAATCTGATTTTGATACCCCGGCTGGGTCTCGCCGGCGCCGGATGGGCGGCTGTGACCGCCATGGCGTTCAGCAATGCCGCGCAGACGTGGGCCGTTCGTTGCAACGGATTGCCGATTGACTTGCGGCGCCACGTCCTGGCGCATATCTTCATGCTGTTTTCACTGGGAATCCTGGCGTGGAGCCAAGCCGTCCCCGGGCGTGTGGCGGCATGGTTTGCCTTCCTCGCGCTGGGCATCGTGGGCGGTGTCGTTCCCCTGCATGAAATCAAAGCGCTGCTGCCCGAACGTTTTCGGGTCAAAGGGTAA